One part of the Lotus japonicus ecotype B-129 chromosome 2, LjGifu_v1.2 genome encodes these proteins:
- the LOC130738309 gene encoding uncharacterized protein LOC130738309, with translation MDPNNHHYNTQNSSSYPISNQNPNNYEDPNQFSYPRPQNPTNYQVPHQFSNQRPQNPNYFQVPHQFSNQHPQNPNYYPDPNQYSNQSSFVPNFHPSYGSVRYPSQTPQSSGYMPMVRANFPSVDGPEFPEFSTQVNLGDGSADNEVNEVTPKSKKTHAPAWNTAQNMVLISGWINCGTSSVVGKNQKGETFWRDIAEYCNEHCSFDPPRDGIACRNRWNYMNKILGKWIGAYDAAKRQQGSGWSDNDVLAKAQELFACGKNVQFTLMEEWIALRDLPRFCSQVGGNGGSASSGSKRSHDSDACGSTTIGSIPRPMGREAAKRKNKKKSKEPVVEEKGKVWVEYKDLKAQEIARIDKLTMVQEQTNQLMKTNLYLKLSSEEDLDDRKKELLSKLAPYLQNSQLEEAFILNQLGLGPNQNLEDSAPRRKYVRRDHAAANRRLIDDYFANEPTYDDSMFRRRYRMQKHVFLRIVGDLSSSDNYFTQRVDAAKKEGISPLAKCTTAMRMLAYGVAADAVDEYIKIGGTTALECLRRFCNGIIRLYEHEYLRAPTQEDLQRILQVSEQRGFPGMIGSIDCMHWEWKNCPKAWEGQFTRGDKGTTTVILEAVGKAPTVSFIVNQRPYNMAYYLADGIYPSYPTFVKSIRLPQSEPDKLFAQVQERCRKDIERAFGVLQARFKIIREPARLWDIADLGIIMRSCIILHNMIVEDERDTFAQRWTDFEQSGEGGSSTPQPYSTEVLPAFANHVRARSELRDSNVHHELQADLVKHIWTKFANAS, from the exons atggatcccaacaatcaccattacaacacccagaattcttcaagctacccaatttccaaccaaaatcccaacaactatgaagatccaaatcaattttcttacccacgtcctcaaaatcccaccaattatcaagtcccacatcaattctccaaccaacgtcctcaaaatccaaactattttcaagtcccacatcaattctccaaccaacatcctcaaaatccaaactattatccagatccaaatcagTATTCGAACCAGTCATCATTTGTTCCAAACtttcatccatcttatggatctgtgagatatccatctcaaacaccccagtctagtggttatatgccaaTGGTTCGTGCAAATTTTCCTAGTGTTGATGGACcggaatttccggaattttcaacacaagtcaatcttggtgacgggtcagctgataatgaagtcaatgaagtcactcctaagagcaaaaaaACGCATGCacccgcatggaacactgcacaaaatatggtgctaattagtgggtggattaactgtggaacaagcagtgttgtggggaaaaaccagaaaggagaaacattttggagagatattgctgagtattgtaatgagcattgctcattcgatcctccgcgtgaTGGAATTGCATGTcgaaaccgttggaattatatgaacaaaatactgggtaaatggattggcgcttatgatgccGCTAAGCGTCAACaaggaagcggttggtcggataatgatgttttggcaaaagcgcaggaattattcgcatgtgggaagaatgttcaatttactttgatggaagaatggatCGCTCTCCGTGATCtaccacgtttttgtagtcaagtaggaggaaatggtggctcagcaagtagtggatctaagagatctcacgacagtgatgcatgtggctcaaccactataggatcaattcctcgtccaatgggtagggaggcagctaaaagaaagaataaaaagaaaagtaaagaacCTGTCGTTGAGGAGAAGGGGAAAGTTTGGGTTGAATACAAAGATTTGAAGGCTCAAGAGATTGCACGAATTGATAAGCTAACAATGGTGCAAGAACAAACTaaccaattgatgaaaaccaatttgtatctCAAGCTAAGTTCTGAAGAGGATCTCGATGACCGTAAGAAAGAGCTGTTGAGTAAGTTGGCCC cataccttcaaaattctcaACTTGAAGAAGCTTTTATACTCAACCAATTAGGGTTGGGTCCAAACCAAAATTTGGAAGATAGTGCACCTCGTAGAAAGTATGTCCGTAGAGATCATGCAGCAGCAAACCGAAGGCTAAttgacgactactttgccaatgagcctacatatgacgattcaatgtttcgtcgtcggtaccggatgcaaaaacacgttttccttcgaatcgttggggacctttcaagtagtgataactacttcacccagcgagttgatgcagccaagaaagaaggtatatcacccttagcaaaatgtaccacagcaatgcgaatgttagcatatggtgtggcagcagatgcagtcgatgagtacatcaaaataggaggtactacagcactggagtgtttacgtagattctgtaatggaatcatacgattgtatgagcacgagtacctgagagcaccaactcaagaggacctgcaaagaatactacaggttagtgaacaaagggggttcccaggcatgatcgggagtattgactgcatgcactgggagtggaaaaattgtcctaaagcatgggaaggtcaatttactagaggggataagggaaccactacagttattcttgaagcagtt ggaaaggctccAACTGTGAGTTTCattgtgaatcaacgtccctataatatggcatactatctagctgatggtatctacccttcttatccaactttcgtcaaatcgatcagacttcctcaaagtgaaccggataagttgtttgcacaagttcaggagagatgtcggaaggacatcgaacgtgcatttggagttcttcaagctcgttttaaaatcatccgtgaaccagctcgtttgtgggacatagctgatttgggtatcattatgaggtcatgcatcatattacataatatgattgttgaggatgaacgagatacatttgctcaacgttggaccgattttgagcaatctggggaaggtggatctagtacaccgcaaccatactcgaccgaggtgttacccgcttttgcaaatcatgtgcgtgctagatccgagttgcgtgattcgaacgttcatcacgaactgcaagcagatctagtgaagcacatatggacaaagtttgcaaatgcttcgtga
- the LOC130738311 gene encoding protein IQ-DOMAIN 23-like isoform X1, with translation MGFFRRLFGGKKHPPPPALSDGSGSKSGPKDRRRSWSFAKNSTRGTSSNKSLSPLNHQFDPSTFSSPFTDSLDANKHAIAVAAATAAVAEAALAAAHAAAEVVRLTSGSGPVPAAQDRRRQAEETAAAAVKIQSAFRGYLARRALRALKALVKLQALVRGHIVRKQTADMLRRMQTLVRLQSRARANRVHMSDNMHSFKSSLSHYPVPGDHELSLRAFSTKFDGSSILQRCSSNANFRDINLEKTRFGSGWLDSWMEENAWSQTGDASLKKGHPDDEKSDKILEVDTWKPHLNSHHYLPPDYSNENFTAHESPSKRSSSKAPNPSHSYREISSFNSLKLQKGKEAASSRTAENSPQAFSASSRLGSSARRGPFTPTKSECSFSFFSGYPGHPNYMANTESSKAKVRSQSAPRQRLEFERYGGATTRRSLVQGLWEAGPNSDRDSDFRIKGYSVSTTSSFNRIGSTNLR, from the exons ATGGGCTTTTTCCGGCGACTCTTCGGCGGCAAGAAACACCCTCCTCCGCCGGCACTTTCCGACGGGTCGGGTTCCAAATCCGGACCAAAAGACAGAAGGAGAAGCTGGAGCTTCGCGAAAAACAGCACCAGAGGCACATCCTCCAATAAGTCACTCTCACCACTCAACCACCAATTTGACCCTTCCACCTTCTCCTCTCCCTTCACAGACTCCTTGGATGCAAATAAGCATGCCATCGCCGTCGCCGCCGCCACTGCTGCCGTTGCTGAGGCCGCACTCGCCGCCGCCCATGCTGCCGCTGAAGTTGTTCGGTTAACCAGTGGCAGCGGACCTGTCCCGGCTGCTCAAGACCGGCGGCGGCAGGCGGAGGAAACAGCTGCTGCCGCTGTCAAGATACAGTCAGCGTTCCGAGGTTACTTG GCAAGGAGAGCATTGAGAGCACTTAAAGCATTGGTGAAGTTGCAAGCTTTGGTGAGGGGCCACATTGTAAGAAAGCAAACTGCAGATATGCTCAGGCGCATGCAAACATTGGTGCGGCTGCAATCGCGGGCACGTGCTAATCGGGTGCACATGTCAGATAATATGCACTCTTTCAAGTCTTCACTTTCTCATTACCCT GTCCCTGGTGATCATGAGCTCTCACTTCGCGCCTTTAGTACCAAATTTGATGGATCTTCTATCCTCCAG AGATGTAGTTCCAATGCAAATTTCAGGGACATTAACTTAGAGAAAACCCGGTTCGGTTCCGGTTGGTTAGACAGTTGGATGGAAGAAAATGCATGGAGCCAAACAGGAGACGCTTCATTGAAAAAGGGTCACCCTGATGATGAGAAGAGTGACAAGATTCTTGAAGTAGATACTTGGAAGCCACACTTAAACTCACATCATTATTTGCCTCCTGATTACAGTAATGAGAATTTTACAGCACACGAGTCTCCATCGAAACGATCTTCTTCTAAAGCTCCGAATCCAAGTCATTCTTATAGGGAGATCTCATCCTTTAATTCTCTGAAActtcaaaaaggaaaagaagcagCTTCATCACGAACCGCGGAGAACAGCCCACAAGCATTTTCTGCCTCCTCTAGGCTTGGAAGTAGTGCGAGGCGAGGTCCTTTTACGCCTACTAAAAGTGAGTGCTCATTTAGTTTCTTCAGCGGCTACCCAGGTCATCCGAATTACATGGCGAATACTGAATCTTCTAAAGCTAAGGTCAGGTCACAGAGTGCTCCGAGGCAAAGGCTAGAGTTTGAGAGATATGGCGGCGCCACAACTAGAAGGTCATTGGTTCAGGGTCTTTGGGAAGCAGGGCCTAATTCAGATAGGGATTCGGATTTCAGAATAAAGGGCTATTCAGTTTCAACAACAAGCAGCTTCAACAGAATTGGGAGTACTAATTTAAGGTGA
- the LOC130738311 gene encoding protein IQ-DOMAIN 24-like isoform X2 — protein sequence MGFFRRLFGGKKHPPPPALSDGSGSKSGPKDRRRSWSFAKNSTRGTSSNKSLSPLNHQFDPSTFSSPFTDSLDANKHAIAVAAATAAVAEAALAAAHAAAEVVRLTSGSGPVPAAQDRRRQAEETAAAAVKIQSAFRGYLARRALRALKALVKLQALVRGHIVRKQTADMLRRMQTLVRLQSRARANRVHMSDNMHSFKSSLSHYPRCSSNANFRDINLEKTRFGSGWLDSWMEENAWSQTGDASLKKGHPDDEKSDKILEVDTWKPHLNSHHYLPPDYSNENFTAHESPSKRSSSKAPNPSHSYREISSFNSLKLQKGKEAASSRTAENSPQAFSASSRLGSSARRGPFTPTKSECSFSFFSGYPGHPNYMANTESSKAKVRSQSAPRQRLEFERYGGATTRRSLVQGLWEAGPNSDRDSDFRIKGYSVSTTSSFNRIGSTNLR from the exons ATGGGCTTTTTCCGGCGACTCTTCGGCGGCAAGAAACACCCTCCTCCGCCGGCACTTTCCGACGGGTCGGGTTCCAAATCCGGACCAAAAGACAGAAGGAGAAGCTGGAGCTTCGCGAAAAACAGCACCAGAGGCACATCCTCCAATAAGTCACTCTCACCACTCAACCACCAATTTGACCCTTCCACCTTCTCCTCTCCCTTCACAGACTCCTTGGATGCAAATAAGCATGCCATCGCCGTCGCCGCCGCCACTGCTGCCGTTGCTGAGGCCGCACTCGCCGCCGCCCATGCTGCCGCTGAAGTTGTTCGGTTAACCAGTGGCAGCGGACCTGTCCCGGCTGCTCAAGACCGGCGGCGGCAGGCGGAGGAAACAGCTGCTGCCGCTGTCAAGATACAGTCAGCGTTCCGAGGTTACTTG GCAAGGAGAGCATTGAGAGCACTTAAAGCATTGGTGAAGTTGCAAGCTTTGGTGAGGGGCCACATTGTAAGAAAGCAAACTGCAGATATGCTCAGGCGCATGCAAACATTGGTGCGGCTGCAATCGCGGGCACGTGCTAATCGGGTGCACATGTCAGATAATATGCACTCTTTCAAGTCTTCACTTTCTCATTACCCT AGATGTAGTTCCAATGCAAATTTCAGGGACATTAACTTAGAGAAAACCCGGTTCGGTTCCGGTTGGTTAGACAGTTGGATGGAAGAAAATGCATGGAGCCAAACAGGAGACGCTTCATTGAAAAAGGGTCACCCTGATGATGAGAAGAGTGACAAGATTCTTGAAGTAGATACTTGGAAGCCACACTTAAACTCACATCATTATTTGCCTCCTGATTACAGTAATGAGAATTTTACAGCACACGAGTCTCCATCGAAACGATCTTCTTCTAAAGCTCCGAATCCAAGTCATTCTTATAGGGAGATCTCATCCTTTAATTCTCTGAAActtcaaaaaggaaaagaagcagCTTCATCACGAACCGCGGAGAACAGCCCACAAGCATTTTCTGCCTCCTCTAGGCTTGGAAGTAGTGCGAGGCGAGGTCCTTTTACGCCTACTAAAAGTGAGTGCTCATTTAGTTTCTTCAGCGGCTACCCAGGTCATCCGAATTACATGGCGAATACTGAATCTTCTAAAGCTAAGGTCAGGTCACAGAGTGCTCCGAGGCAAAGGCTAGAGTTTGAGAGATATGGCGGCGCCACAACTAGAAGGTCATTGGTTCAGGGTCTTTGGGAAGCAGGGCCTAATTCAGATAGGGATTCGGATTTCAGAATAAAGGGCTATTCAGTTTCAACAACAAGCAGCTTCAACAGAATTGGGAGTACTAATTTAAGGTGA